In the genome of Nonomuraea sp. NBC_00507, the window GCCCCAGGCGATCGCGGCCGAGGCCATCAGGGCGCTGTGGCGGCGGGCAAGGGTGAACGTCCCTGACAACAGTCCCGCCGCCACGCCGGCTGGGTAGGCGGCGTCCCAAGGCTGCCGCTCAAGCTTGATTGATTCTCACCCCGCATGATACGAATTGCGCAAATATCGGACTGGTCCGTAAATGGAAGGCAGCCCCCCATGCCGTTCAACGCAGTCGTCGCGGGCGTCATGGCCGCCGTCCTGACGACCGGCGCACCAGCGCCGGTCGTCGAGGACCTGGGCCCCGCGTCGTCGGTCACCTCGATCAATGGGTCGGAGTTCGTCGGCGACAAGCTCTACGTCGCCACCGGCGGCATCAAACCGACCAGGATCGGCGCCTACGACCCCGCTCAGCGCAAGGTCACCTCCATCACCGAGCTGCCCTCGGGCGATGGTGCCTGGGCCACCGCCGTCGTCGGCACCGACCTCTACGTCGGCACGTACACGCCCGGCGACATCCACAAGGTGGACACCACCACCGGGACGGCCACGAAGGTCGCCGACGTCAAGCCGGACAACTTCGTCTGGTCCATGGCCGCTTCCGGCGACGGCAAGCTCTACGCGGGCACCTACCCGGGCGGCAGGGTCGTCGAATACGACACCGCCACCGGCCAGACCCGCGACTTCGGCCAGGCGGCCGCTGGCGAGCAGTACGTTCGCAGCATCGCGGTCGACGACACCACGATCTACGCCGGAGTCGGCGCACACGCGCATCTGATCGCCATCGACCGGGCCACCGGAGCCAAGCGCGAGATCCTCCCGCCCGAGCTGGCCGACCGCACTTTCGTCGCCACGCTCACCTTGAAGCAGGGGCTGCTCGCGGCCGGCCTGTCGGCGACCGGTGACATGCTGCTCATGGACACGGCAGACCCGTCGAAGTACACGGTGGTCGACGCGCCAGGCGACTCCTACGTGACCGCCATCGAGATCGACGCGGCCAACAACGACGTCTACTTCGGTACGCGTCCCTCGGGCACGCTCTACCGCTACGACCGCGACACCGCCGAGCTGGAGAAGCTGGTCGTGCCGTACGACGGGGCGTATTTCAACCGGATCTTCCTGCGCGGGGGCAAGGTCGTCGCGGTGCTCACCAGCCAGGTCGTCGAATACGACCCGGCCACCAAGGAGCTGACCGGCGTCGACCTCACCCAGGCCGGCATGCCGCCCGCGCCGGAACTCGCCATGGCCATCACGGCGACCGAGGATCAGGTACTCGTCAGCGGCAAGGCCGGGATCCAGGTGCACGATCTGGCCACCGGCACGAGCACGCGCACCTTCCTGCCAGGCGAGGCCAAGGTGATGACCCCGATCCACGACCAGGTCTACCTGTCCGTCTATACCCTTGCGTACCTGTTCAGCATGCGGCCTGACGGCTCCGACCTGCAGCGCCTCACCCGCGTCGGCGCCGACCAGAACCGGCCGCTGGCCGCGCACTACGACAGGCTTACCCGCCGCCTGCTGGTCGGCACCCAGCCGGAGTACGGCCTGCACGGTGGCGCCCTGGCCCTCTACGACCCGCCCAAGAACGCCGTCGAGGCCTTCCGCGACGTCGTCGAGAACCAGTCGATCAGTGCGATCACCAGCTTGCTCGGCACCGCCTACGTGGGCAGTGAGATCTACGGCGGCCTCGGCACTACTCCGATCGAGCCCGAGGCCAAGCTCGCCGCCTTCGACCTGCGCACCAAGCAGGTCCGATGGAGCCTGGTCCCGGTGCCAGGAGCCAAGCGGATCAGCGCGCTGACCGAGCAGCGCGGCAAGCTGTACGGCATCGCCTCCACCGGAGTCGTCTTCGAGTTCGACCCCTGGCACAAGAAGGTCATCAGGACCGTCCCGGTGCCGGTGACGGGTGGGGGCAGCGGCTCGCTGGTCGAGGCCGGCGGCAAGATCTACGGCTCCGACGGCAATCAGGTCTACCGCCTGGACACCAGGACCATGACCGTTTCCACGGTCGTGTCCGGGCTAGCCGCCCAGGCGTACGGCACGCAACCGCTGCTGGCGGCCTCGCCTGACGGCAGCAGCCTCTACGCGCTCAAGGCACGTAACCTCGTTCGGATCAAGCTCTGACACGTGAATCCACACGCGTCCTGATCGCATAGGCGAATACACAGGTGCCGGGACGTCCGCGTGACCCGCAGGATCGAGCGCCCAGCGCACTGCAGCGTGCGCGTAGTCCGGACGGTGCTCGGCGTACACAGCGGTCCGCGAGTGAGACCTCCGGGAAGGGGGTCATGAGGCGATCGTGGCCGCCCCCACCACGCGTGCGGTAAAGCTGGTGGTCCACGACTTCGAGCCCGGCTGGGACGCCTACACCGAGAAGCCCGGCCATCAGCTGCCGGTGGATCTTGCGTTCGCCGACGTGCACCCCGAGGAGTACCAGGCGCTGGTGATCCCGGGCGGCCGCGCGCCAGAGTACATCCGCACTGATCCCGACGTCGCCCGTATCGTGTACTACTTCTTCGAGCGCGGCCTGCCGGTGGGCACGATTTGCCACGGCCCGCAGGTGCCGGCCGCGCTTGGCCTGCTGCGCGGCCGTACCACGGCGGCGTTCCCGCCGTCGAGGACCGACATGGAGATGGCCGGCGCGATGGTCTCCTGTCGTGGCTGGCCGGACCTGCCTGAATGGTCGCGTGCCTTCATGCGCGTGCTGGAGGGCGCGAACGTGTCGTTGTGAGGTGGTTCGGTGCGCGCTCGGTTTCCGATCCGCCGGGCCAGTTGCAGGATCAGGGCCGCGGTCAGGCCGTGATAGCCGACGTTCATGTCGAAGCCGACGGACAGGACGACGACGGCGGCCATGCAGAGCAGCGTGAAGGCGCGTGCTCGAGGGCGCTGCGCCCCCGCCGCGGGCGCGACCGGGTCTGCGGGGTTCGGCCGTCGCCGTCCCGGTGCCGGCGGTGGTGCCGGACGCGGGTGCCGTGGCCTCAGCCAGGGCGGAGGCGCGGCCGCGAGGGATGCCGCCGCTCAACCTGCCGACGGCCAGGCAGCCCGCGCACACGACCAGCCCGGCGGGCGGCGTGAGCAGCCCGCTGATGATGCCGGTGACGCCCAGGACGGCGGCGATCAACGGGGAGATCCGGTACCCGGGCGGCGAAGCCGAGGGCGATGGGGGAGACGATGGCGGTCGCGGCCGCGGGCAGGGTGCCGGCCGCGGTGAGTACGGCGCCGATGGCGAACGGCGCCAGGGCGATCAGGACGAGCCGGCCGCCGGCCAGCCGCAGCAGCAGGTCGAGTAACCAGTCGAGGGTCCCGTTGAGCTGGGCGACGGCGAACAGGGCCGTCACCCCGACGATGAGCACGAAGAAGTCGGCCGGGAAGAACGCCGTCACGTCGTTCGTCGGGACGCCGGCGGCGAGCCCGCATGCCGTCCTGGTGCCCGAGATCGGCCAGTTCGCCGAGGCCGCCCGGTGGGCTTTCAGGCGCACTTCGTCGAGCCGGCGCCGGACATGATGGCTGGGTGCGACGTCGTCCAGCGGCTGGATGTCGCGCTTCGCCCGGCACATGGCCACCGTGCCCTCCACCGAGGCGACGATCAGGGTGCGGGCCGCCGTCCGGGCCCAGCGCGTCGGCCAGCAGGTTCTCCCAGATGGTGAAGACCGCGGCCGCGGCGGCCATCGCCTCGGCCTCGCCTTCCAGCGGTGGCTCTTCGACCGCCACGCCCAGCACCGGGCAGCCGCGCGGAAGTCGCTGTCGAGCACCATCTGCCACCACGAGGCCAGAAAGGCGCGCAACCCGGCAACAGGCCCTGCCTCCAGCTCGCGTTTCAGCGCCGCGGCGACAGGTGCGGGCGTAGCGCTGTTTCAGCAGGTCGCGGTGGCAGCGCAGGATGGTGTCCGGACGCACGAGGAGCCGCGGCCGGCGCAGGACCTCGCGAGGCAGCGATGTCAGGAGCGCGGTGAACAGCCCTCCAGGTGCCGTCCGCCTGCGCCTCAATGTCGCGGAACTCATCGAGCCGCGTAGATGCTTCGAAGAACGTGCAGCTCAAACCGGGGTGCGATGGGTCTTGACGCGGTACAGAGCATAGGCGGGTTCTCCCCGTTGGGACGCTATGAGCGCATGTGGGGTTGGTGGGTTGATCCACAGGGGTCGGTCAGCGCGGACGCGCGGATCGTCAGGATGGCCGCCTGCTCGTGGTCACCGGGCCGGTCGCGGCGCCTGAGGGTGGTGGCCAGCTCGCGGGCGCTCGCCGCGGCGAAGGGACGCAGTCCGGCCTCCTCATTGCGCCGCAGCGCCGCTCCGAGATGGTCGGCTGCGCCGTCCAGGTCGCCGTATGCCCTGGCCAGCAGGCCGATGTGGTGTCCGGCGAATCCGGCGATCGTGATCCCCGTGCCGCCGATCACGATCCGGTCCGCGTAGGGCACCAGGTGTGTGAGCAGGTCGTAGGCGGCGTCCGCCGGGCCCAGCTCGGACCACAGCTCCGCGCGGATCGCCTGGTGGGTCAGCCATAGGTAGTCCATCGGCACCTCCGGCTGCTGCCGCCACGCGCCGAGCGCGGACCGCGCCTGATCGGCCCGGCCCGAACGCAGCAGTGCCAGCGCGTGCCACTCGCGCAACAGGGCGAGACCGGTGGCGGCGGCGGCCTCGGCCAGCAGCGGCTCGATCGCCGGCAAGGTGCCTCGGGCCAGGTTCAGCGTCGCCGTCACGGCGATCGGGACCTCGGTGGCGCCGGCGACGGTGGTGCCCGCGTGGAACTCGTGAGCCTTCGCGATCGCCCGTTCAGCCTCGGCGAACCGGCCGCGGGCGATGTCAGCCACCGCTCCGGCCCAGTCGAGCACGACCAACGCCGGGGCGAGCGCGTACGTCTGCGCCAGCTCCCGAGCACGCCGGTAGTCGTGCAGTCCCGCGGCGATGTCGCCCTGCTCGATCTGGTCTCGCCCGCGGAACACCAGCGCGCGGGCGAGGGCGGCCGGATCGTCTGCGGAGCCGGGCAGGCCGGCCAGCTCGGCGAGCTCGCGCGCCGCGGACAGCCGTTCGGCCAGCAGCTGGGGTCGCTCGTAGGCGACATGGCGGAGTTCGAGCACGCGAGCCAGGTCAGCCCGGCTGCCGTGGGCCCGAGCCAGGGATTCGGCCTCGGTGGACAGGGCCACGGTGCGGCCGGTGGTGTCCGTACCGTAGTAGAGCTCTGCCGCGAGAGCGGCGAGTAGCCGTGCCCGTAGCGCCTGGTGTCCCGGGGGAAGCTCCCGGACCAGCCGCTCGAACAGCGTAACGCCCGAGACGTCCACCACCCGGTACTCGCGCCAGCTCCAGACGGCGTCGGCGGTGGTCGCCACCGCGGCCCGCGCTGCCGCGACGACGTCCCCACCCGCGAGGGCCACCTCGGCTGCCTCGCGCGTGGCTTCCCACGCCTGCTGGTCGTAGCCGGCGCGCCTGCGGGCCAGTGCGAGGCCGATGAGCA includes:
- a CDS encoding outer membrane protein assembly factor BamB family protein, translating into MPFNAVVAGVMAAVLTTGAPAPVVEDLGPASSVTSINGSEFVGDKLYVATGGIKPTRIGAYDPAQRKVTSITELPSGDGAWATAVVGTDLYVGTYTPGDIHKVDTTTGTATKVADVKPDNFVWSMAASGDGKLYAGTYPGGRVVEYDTATGQTRDFGQAAAGEQYVRSIAVDDTTIYAGVGAHAHLIAIDRATGAKREILPPELADRTFVATLTLKQGLLAAGLSATGDMLLMDTADPSKYTVVDAPGDSYVTAIEIDAANNDVYFGTRPSGTLYRYDRDTAELEKLVVPYDGAYFNRIFLRGGKVVAVLTSQVVEYDPATKELTGVDLTQAGMPPAPELAMAITATEDQVLVSGKAGIQVHDLATGTSTRTFLPGEAKVMTPIHDQVYLSVYTLAYLFSMRPDGSDLQRLTRVGADQNRPLAAHYDRLTRRLLVGTQPEYGLHGGALALYDPPKNAVEAFRDVVENQSISAITSLLGTAYVGSEIYGGLGTTPIEPEAKLAAFDLRTKQVRWSLVPVPGAKRISALTEQRGKLYGIASTGVVFEFDPWHKKVIRTVPVPVTGGGSGSLVEAGGKIYGSDGNQVYRLDTRTMTVSTVVSGLAAQAYGTQPLLAASPDGSSLYALKARNLVRIKL
- a CDS encoding DJ-1/PfpI family protein, which codes for MAAPTTRAVKLVVHDFEPGWDAYTEKPGHQLPVDLAFADVHPEEYQALVIPGGRAPEYIRTDPDVARIVYYFFERGLPVGTICHGPQVPAALGLLRGRTTAAFPPSRTDMEMAGAMVSCRGWPDLPEWSRAFMRVLEGANVSL